The Prochlorococcus sp. MIT 1300 genome has a window encoding:
- a CDS encoding Nif11-like leader peptide family natural product precursor — MSREELSNFLRSAERSDSLRRELKNCKDEDSIIKAALAYGFKITSKDLKEDPIASRIIDWFSISIIKPIRQTYTK; from the coding sequence ATGTCCAGAGAAGAGTTGTCTAATTTCCTAAGATCCGCAGAAAGGAGTGATTCACTACGCAGAGAACTTAAAAACTGCAAAGATGAAGACTCTATAATTAAGGCAGCTCTAGCATATGGGTTCAAAATTACTTCAAAAGATCTTAAAGAAGATCCAATCGCCAGTCGAATAATAGATTGGTTCTCTATAAGTATCATAAAACCTATACGCCAGACCTACACTAAATAA
- the petE gene encoding plastocyanin gives MISTFRSLAAGFCALLLVLGFSVSSVQASTVEVKLGTDAGMLAFEPSSVTISAGDSVKFVNNKLAPHNAVFDGHEELSHPDLAFAPGESWEKTFASAGTYEFYCEPHRGAGMVGTVVVQ, from the coding sequence ATGATTTCTACGTTCCGTTCTCTTGCGGCCGGATTCTGCGCACTACTACTTGTACTGGGATTCAGCGTTTCCTCCGTCCAAGCAAGCACCGTTGAAGTCAAGCTCGGAACCGATGCTGGCATGCTTGCATTCGAACCAAGCAGTGTGACGATTTCTGCAGGAGACAGCGTTAAATTCGTCAATAACAAATTAGCCCCTCACAATGCTGTATTTGATGGTCATGAAGAGCTGAGCCATCCTGATCTTGCCTTCGCTCCAGGAGAATCTTGGGAAAAGACCTTTGCCTCAGCAGGAACTTACGAGTTTTATTGTGAGCCACATCGTGGCGCTGGAATGGTAGGCACAGTTGTGGTTCAGTAA
- a CDS encoding NAD(P)-dependent oxidoreductase, whose amino-acid sequence MTLPRILITGASGCVGQHVAHWLIENSQANLLLWLRDPNKLKAIDKNHPRIRLLIGDIRDANNFANELKTVTRVIHTATAWGDPKRAYDVNVLAVKTILKYLDPNAIQQIIYFSTASILDKRLLPLKEAFLYGTEYIQTKARCLQELEKHPLSSKIIAVFPTLVFGGKVDRKSIFPTSYLTEGLIETSKWLWLARWIRINGTFHFIHAADIASICGHLSITSPPHFQNSNQPTLTKLVLGQSPISLNKAVDTLRAWRGLRKTPGLPLTDWLIKVLVRFLPLQITDWDRFSIKQRHFVHDPFTTPETFGLKSFAPRLETVLDRSGLPKA is encoded by the coding sequence TTGACCCTCCCCAGAATCCTTATAACTGGAGCAAGCGGTTGTGTTGGCCAACATGTTGCTCATTGGCTAATTGAAAACTCCCAAGCCAACCTCCTTTTATGGCTGAGAGATCCCAATAAACTCAAAGCCATTGATAAGAATCACCCTCGCATAAGACTTCTTATAGGAGATATACGGGATGCTAATAATTTCGCAAATGAGCTCAAGACTGTAACTAGGGTTATTCATACAGCAACAGCTTGGGGGGATCCAAAACGAGCATATGATGTAAATGTATTAGCCGTAAAAACAATACTTAAATATCTTGACCCAAATGCAATACAACAAATAATTTATTTCTCTACAGCAAGCATCTTGGACAAAAGGCTTTTACCCTTAAAGGAAGCATTTTTATATGGGACCGAGTATATTCAAACAAAAGCCAGATGTTTGCAAGAGCTTGAAAAACACCCTTTATCATCAAAAATTATTGCTGTATTTCCTACCCTGGTTTTTGGTGGAAAAGTTGATAGGAAAAGTATCTTCCCAACTAGCTATCTCACCGAAGGTCTGATAGAAACAAGTAAATGGTTATGGCTAGCCAGGTGGATCCGTATAAACGGAACTTTTCACTTCATTCATGCTGCTGATATTGCCTCAATTTGTGGGCATCTTTCTATAACCAGTCCTCCTCATTTCCAAAATTCGAATCAACCCACCTTAACCAAGCTTGTACTAGGACAATCACCCATATCTCTAAACAAAGCAGTAGATACATTAAGGGCTTGGAGAGGTCTTAGAAAAACACCTGGCTTACCACTAACCGACTGGCTAATAAAAGTACTAGTCAGGTTTCTACCATTGCAAATAACAGATTGGGATCGATTCAGCATTAAGCAACGTCATTTTGTTCATGACCCTTTCACAACCCCAGAAACCTTTGGGTTAAAGAGTTTTGCTCCAAGACTTGAAACTGTTCTAGATCGTTCAGGGTTACCAAAAGCATAA
- the hemE gene encoding uroporphyrinogen decarboxylase, which translates to MSESDPLLLRAARGESVERPPVWMMRQAGRYMKVYRELRDRHPSFRERSENPELSYEISMQPFEAFQPDGVILFSDILTPLPGMGIEFDIVESKGPLIQDPIKTLDQIKNLRPLEPQQSMSFVGEVLGRLRNSVGNKAAVLGFVGAPWTLAAYVVEGKSSKNYAVIKAMAFQEPELLHKLLDHFAKSIATYLRYQIDSGAQVVQMFDSWAGQLSPIDYDTFAAPYQKKVVELLKETHPDTPVILYISGSAGVIERMGNTGVDIVSLDWTVDMADGCRRLPKHIGIQGNVDPGLLFGTPEAIRSRIVDAVLKAKGRKHILNLGHGILPGTPEENAKVFFEAGKGVNDLIRAVT; encoded by the coding sequence ATGAGCGAATCCGATCCCCTATTGCTCAGAGCAGCCCGTGGAGAATCTGTAGAGCGTCCTCCTGTATGGATGATGCGACAAGCAGGTCGGTATATGAAGGTCTATAGAGAGCTAAGGGACCGCCACCCAAGTTTCCGTGAGCGCTCTGAGAATCCTGAGCTCTCTTATGAGATATCAATGCAACCATTCGAAGCTTTCCAGCCCGATGGTGTAATTCTTTTCTCGGACATTCTCACTCCCTTACCAGGAATGGGGATTGAATTTGACATTGTTGAAAGCAAGGGACCCCTAATTCAAGATCCGATCAAAACTCTTGATCAAATCAAGAATCTTCGTCCCCTGGAACCACAACAATCGATGTCATTCGTAGGGGAAGTACTAGGTCGACTTAGGAATAGCGTAGGCAACAAAGCAGCCGTTCTTGGATTTGTAGGCGCCCCTTGGACTCTTGCTGCTTATGTGGTTGAAGGGAAAAGCAGCAAGAACTATGCGGTCATTAAAGCTATGGCTTTCCAAGAACCGGAACTATTACACAAGCTCCTAGATCATTTCGCTAAATCAATCGCAACATATTTGCGATATCAAATTGACTCAGGAGCACAAGTCGTGCAGATGTTTGATTCATGGGCTGGTCAGCTCAGTCCCATCGACTACGACACTTTTGCTGCTCCATACCAAAAAAAGGTTGTAGAGCTCTTAAAAGAGACTCATCCTGATACTCCAGTGATTCTCTATATATCAGGGAGCGCCGGTGTGATCGAACGAATGGGTAATACAGGCGTTGACATTGTTTCACTCGATTGGACTGTTGACATGGCAGATGGCTGTCGCAGGCTTCCGAAACACATAGGGATACAGGGCAACGTTGATCCTGGACTATTGTTTGGAACTCCAGAGGCTATCCGCTCAAGAATTGTTGATGCTGTTCTCAAGGCAAAAGGTCGCAAACACATACTGAACTTGGGGCATGGAATTCTTCCTGGCACCCCTGAAGAAAATGCCAAAGTATTTTTTGAGGCAGGCAAAGGTGTAAATGACCTAATCAGGGCCGTAACTTGA
- the glgB gene encoding 1,4-alpha-glucan branching protein GlgB: MTTSFPVNWMVEEAKKLAECRHDDPFSLLGPHQDADNWIVRIWMPEADQVELVTDGKPSVMKTPHHPWLFEHALNNQPGTSYTIKVKRGGIEHEQRDPWAFREEWMGEIDRHLFAQGNHHHIWRRMGAHITNIQGVEGVMFCLWAPQARSVAVLGDMNSWDGRHHPMQKRQGGIWELFVPSIQEGSLYKYEIRTQEGHCYQKADPYGFQHEVRPATSSIITSLDKYEWQDEDWIIQRDKTNPLDQPISVYEMHLGSWMHAAIEAPFTEAKGVKRPPVPAADMKPGARFLTYTEVADRLIPYVKARGFTHIELMPISEHPFDGSWGYQVTGWYAPTSRFGTPDEFKVFVDRCHAEGIGVILDWVPGHFPKDRHGLAFFDGTHLYEHSDPRIGEHKEWGTLIFNYSRNEVRNFLVANLVYWFDQFHIDGIRVDAVASMLYRDYLRPEGEWIPNESGGRENTEAVQFLQQANHVLFQNFPGALSIAEESTTWPMVTKPTDIGGLGFNLKWNMGWMHDMLDYFELDPWFRQFNQNNITFSIWYTYTENFMLALSHDEVVHGKSHILHKMPGDDWQKYANTRALFAYMWTHPGKKTIFMGMEFGQRSEWNVWGDLQWDLLNFEPHQGIQKLFDDLNNLYKSHPALWKDDFDQYGFQWIDCNDSSNSVISFMRREREGGDWLVIVANFTPQSQSEYKVGVPTAGFYQEILNTDASCYGGSNLGNMGGKMSDEWGCHDYEHSLSLCLPPLSVLVFQHDPNHEAHS; the protein is encoded by the coding sequence ATGACCACCAGTTTTCCAGTCAACTGGATGGTTGAAGAAGCAAAAAAATTAGCCGAATGCAGACACGACGACCCATTTTCCCTATTAGGCCCCCATCAAGACGCTGACAACTGGATTGTTCGGATTTGGATGCCAGAAGCAGATCAGGTCGAACTGGTAACTGATGGAAAACCATCTGTTATGAAAACGCCTCACCATCCTTGGTTATTCGAACATGCACTCAATAATCAGCCTGGTACTTCCTACACAATCAAAGTCAAAAGAGGTGGAATAGAGCACGAGCAAAGAGATCCTTGGGCATTCCGTGAAGAATGGATGGGCGAAATAGATCGACACTTATTTGCTCAAGGCAATCATCACCACATATGGCGTCGAATGGGTGCCCATATCACCAATATTCAAGGTGTGGAAGGAGTTATGTTCTGCTTGTGGGCTCCCCAAGCTCGCAGCGTTGCTGTATTGGGTGATATGAATTCATGGGATGGACGCCACCATCCCATGCAAAAACGTCAGGGAGGCATTTGGGAACTTTTCGTACCTTCAATCCAAGAAGGGTCTTTATATAAATATGAAATTCGAACTCAGGAAGGACACTGTTATCAAAAAGCTGACCCATATGGCTTTCAACACGAAGTTCGGCCAGCGACCAGTTCGATAATTACAAGTCTGGATAAATATGAATGGCAAGATGAAGACTGGATAATTCAAAGAGATAAAACTAACCCTCTTGATCAGCCAATATCTGTCTATGAAATGCATCTAGGCAGCTGGATGCATGCCGCGATAGAAGCACCATTTACTGAAGCGAAGGGTGTAAAACGTCCCCCAGTACCTGCCGCAGACATGAAACCTGGGGCTAGGTTCCTTACTTATACAGAAGTAGCTGACAGATTAATTCCCTATGTAAAGGCCAGGGGGTTTACACATATTGAATTAATGCCCATATCTGAGCATCCATTTGATGGATCATGGGGATACCAAGTAACTGGCTGGTATGCACCAACGAGTAGATTTGGAACACCAGATGAATTTAAAGTTTTTGTAGATCGTTGCCATGCTGAAGGGATAGGAGTCATCCTTGACTGGGTTCCAGGACACTTCCCAAAAGATAGACATGGCCTAGCTTTTTTTGATGGAACCCATCTATATGAACATTCAGATCCCCGTATAGGTGAGCACAAGGAGTGGGGGACCTTAATCTTTAACTATAGCCGCAATGAAGTGAGGAACTTTCTTGTTGCAAATCTCGTCTATTGGTTTGATCAATTTCATATTGATGGTATTCGTGTTGATGCTGTTGCTTCAATGTTATACAGAGATTATTTACGGCCAGAAGGCGAATGGATACCAAATGAAAGTGGAGGCAGAGAAAATACAGAAGCTGTTCAATTCCTCCAGCAAGCAAACCACGTACTATTCCAAAATTTTCCAGGAGCCCTATCGATTGCTGAGGAGTCCACAACCTGGCCAATGGTTACTAAACCAACAGATATTGGAGGTCTGGGATTCAACCTAAAATGGAATATGGGTTGGATGCACGATATGCTTGATTACTTTGAACTTGATCCATGGTTTAGACAATTCAACCAAAATAATATTACTTTTTCAATTTGGTATACCTATACAGAGAACTTCATGTTGGCTTTAAGTCATGATGAAGTTGTTCATGGAAAAAGCCATATTCTTCATAAAATGCCTGGAGATGATTGGCAAAAATATGCAAATACTCGAGCCCTTTTTGCTTATATGTGGACACATCCAGGGAAGAAAACAATATTTATGGGCATGGAGTTTGGCCAAAGGTCCGAATGGAATGTTTGGGGGGACCTTCAGTGGGATCTCCTAAATTTTGAGCCTCACCAAGGGATACAAAAGCTCTTTGACGACCTAAATAACCTTTATAAATCACACCCAGCTCTATGGAAAGACGACTTCGATCAATACGGGTTCCAATGGATCGATTGCAACGACAGTAGCAATTCGGTTATTAGCTTCATGAGGAGAGAAAGGGAAGGTGGTGACTGGCTTGTGATAGTTGCAAACTTCACACCCCAAAGCCAATCGGAATACAAAGTAGGTGTTCCAACAGCTGGTTTTTATCAAGAGATTCTCAACACAGATGCTTCCTGTTATGGCGGAAGCAATCTTGGGAATATGGGAGGGAAGATGTCAGATGAATGGGGTTGTCATGATTACGAACATTCATTGAGCCTCTGCCTGCCTCCTCTAAGTGTTCTGGTCTTTCAGCATGACCCAAACCATGAGGCTCATTCCTGA
- a CDS encoding CocE/NonD family hydrolase yields the protein MTLQDGVKLKARIWSPQRGGPWPALLMRQPYGRTIASTITYAHPSWWASHGYLVVVQDVRGQGESMGDFIGFKQEASDTTQTQSWVRDLKECNGRLGTYGFSYQGLTQLTAVTGAQPPDCMAPAMTGFNERDHWSCEGGAHWWHLNLAWGIQLAALQAKRKGQESHWHELYQSLNDGSYLLKGKSILEKYDPKGITLKWLNQCPHNDHEWVLHKPLTTWLRQPLLLIGGWWDPHLLGILDMYQESCRCGGSPELHIGPATHLEWWEEVQEIHLRFFNKHLKDKVGSSSGTRKKKYLWNITKKEWKVYNEEAKEEALGISWSLFSTGLACINSSDGKLIPEDTGEGIVQIVHDPWRPVPSTGGHLSPNPGPTDRSNIDNRADVATFTSSPFQKLQQLKGRPSLEIIASSDQESFDLAVGLSVVNKNGNNVKQLSTGVLRIIGKCSTELQLRKVLLQPLLADIRPGEQLRISIAGSAWPAIGINPGDTRFEPGPPGPQCNVTTIQLLLSESKLLFTPLISAQEIH from the coding sequence ATGACACTTCAAGATGGTGTCAAACTCAAAGCAAGAATTTGGTCCCCTCAGAGAGGTGGTCCATGGCCAGCCTTATTAATGAGACAACCTTATGGCAGAACAATTGCTTCAACTATTACCTATGCACATCCATCATGGTGGGCAAGCCATGGATATTTAGTTGTTGTCCAAGATGTCCGAGGCCAGGGGGAGTCAATGGGGGACTTCATTGGATTTAAACAAGAAGCTTCCGACACAACCCAAACACAAAGCTGGGTTAGAGACCTAAAGGAATGCAATGGGCGTCTTGGCACATACGGCTTCTCTTATCAGGGTCTCACTCAATTAACTGCGGTTACTGGTGCACAGCCTCCAGATTGCATGGCACCTGCCATGACTGGGTTCAATGAACGTGATCACTGGAGTTGTGAGGGAGGGGCACATTGGTGGCACTTAAATCTTGCTTGGGGAATCCAATTAGCAGCACTTCAAGCCAAGCGAAAAGGTCAAGAAAGTCATTGGCATGAACTCTATCAAAGCCTTAATGATGGTAGCTATTTACTTAAAGGCAAATCAATCCTGGAAAAATATGATCCTAAAGGGATAACATTAAAATGGCTAAATCAATGCCCACATAATGACCATGAATGGGTACTACATAAGCCATTAACAACTTGGCTAAGACAACCTCTATTACTAATAGGAGGCTGGTGGGATCCTCATTTATTAGGAATACTCGATATGTATCAAGAGTCCTGTAGATGTGGCGGAAGTCCTGAGCTACATATAGGTCCAGCCACTCACCTTGAATGGTGGGAAGAGGTTCAGGAAATTCATTTGAGATTCTTTAATAAGCATTTAAAAGATAAAGTAGGAAGCTCAAGTGGAACTAGAAAGAAAAAGTATCTCTGGAATATCACGAAGAAGGAATGGAAAGTATATAACGAAGAAGCAAAAGAAGAAGCTTTAGGAATTTCTTGGAGTCTATTTAGTACAGGGCTTGCTTGTATTAATTCTTCAGATGGGAAGCTAATACCAGAAGACACAGGCGAAGGAATAGTACAAATTGTTCACGACCCATGGCGACCTGTGCCATCTACTGGAGGTCATTTAAGCCCTAATCCAGGCCCTACTGATAGAAGCAATATTGATAACAGAGCAGATGTGGCAACATTTACTAGTTCTCCTTTTCAAAAATTACAGCAACTAAAAGGCAGACCTTCTCTAGAAATAATTGCTAGTTCAGATCAGGAAAGCTTTGACCTGGCAGTAGGACTTTCCGTTGTAAATAAAAACGGAAACAACGTAAAACAACTTTCCACAGGGGTTTTACGAATAATAGGAAAATGTTCAACTGAACTTCAACTTAGGAAAGTATTACTCCAACCACTACTTGCAGATATAAGACCTGGAGAACAGCTCCGAATCTCAATAGCTGGATCAGCCTGGCCTGCTATTGGAATCAACCCTGGGGATACCCGGTTTGAGCCAGGACCACCTGGGCCACAGTGCAATGTGACAACTATCCAGCTCCTTCTTTCCGAATCAAAGCTACTTTTCACTCCTCTGATCTCAGCACAGGAAATACATTAA
- a CDS encoding DUF4332 domain-containing protein, with the protein MDNDDHIDSLPKHFRDEHNQLVKEGLTTWKELRDLTNPEIDSLVRTGKSSPINLRRLRGIAQLMLDIGVKFEEAALLVHAGLATIKVLATSTPEELIKKTGRLERQLGVRRKPLLNLAKAHALIELAKSRQTLKLINKPSLHT; encoded by the coding sequence ATGGATAATGATGACCATATAGATTCCCTCCCTAAGCATTTTCGTGATGAACATAATCAGTTAGTCAAGGAAGGACTCACTACTTGGAAAGAACTACGAGATCTAACCAATCCTGAGATAGATAGTCTAGTCCGAACAGGTAAATCTTCACCCATAAATTTAAGGCGATTAAGAGGAATTGCTCAACTTATGTTAGACATAGGAGTAAAATTTGAAGAAGCGGCTTTATTAGTTCATGCTGGATTAGCTACAATTAAAGTCTTAGCAACTTCAACGCCTGAGGAACTGATTAAAAAAACCGGTAGATTAGAAAGGCAACTAGGAGTTAGAAGAAAACCATTATTAAATTTGGCCAAAGCTCATGCTTTAATCGAGTTAGCAAAATCCAGGCAAACATTAAAACTCATCAACAAACCCTCACTCCACACTTAG
- a CDS encoding DUF2518 family protein, with product MNLPELVQVSSTWLLWGALALSGITLISFIIGWGAKFRLVGATIFTFLLAVSTWAFAASYKPPLDVEGAIYAPVVFDNGDDLVVAQASLDFPEEAIEPSIKKIAGNIKGGGRKGGIVHVRLRQVQPVEDGISRPVILTEVVRDLSQELILPVPQKNNG from the coding sequence ATGAACCTGCCTGAGCTTGTCCAAGTGTCGTCCACATGGCTTTTATGGGGAGCCTTAGCCCTCAGTGGAATAACTTTAATCTCCTTCATAATTGGCTGGGGTGCAAAATTTCGACTAGTAGGTGCAACGATTTTCACTTTCCTGCTAGCAGTAAGCACCTGGGCTTTTGCCGCCAGTTACAAGCCCCCGCTAGATGTTGAAGGAGCAATATATGCACCGGTTGTTTTTGACAACGGAGATGACCTAGTAGTTGCTCAAGCATCTTTAGACTTTCCTGAAGAAGCAATTGAACCATCTATAAAAAAGATTGCTGGCAACATCAAAGGAGGTGGACGAAAAGGCGGCATAGTACATGTACGCCTTAGACAAGTTCAACCAGTAGAAGATGGAATTAGTCGTCCTGTGATACTTACTGAAGTTGTAAGAGATCTAAGTCAAGAGTTAATTCTTCCAGTACCTCAAAAAAACAATGGATAA